A stretch of the Canis lupus familiaris isolate Mischka breed German Shepherd chromosome 37, alternate assembly UU_Cfam_GSD_1.0, whole genome shotgun sequence genome encodes the following:
- the CRYGD gene encoding gamma-crystallin D, translating to MGKITFYEDRGFQGHHYECSSDHSNLQPYFSRCNSVRVDSGCWMLYEQPNYTGGQYFLRCGDYPDYQQWLGLSDSVRSCRLIPHAGAHRIRLYEREDYRGQMMEFTEDCSSLQDRFHFNEIYSLHVLEGSWVLYELPNYRGRQYLLRPGDYRRYHDWGGTSARVGSLRRVMDYY from the exons ATGGGGAAG ATCACCTTCTACGAGGACCGGGGCTTCCAGGGCCACCACTATGAGTGCAGCAGTGACCACTCCAACCTGCAGCCCTACTTCAGCCGCTGCAACTCGGTGCGGGTGGACAGCGGCTGCTGGATGCTCTACGAGCAGCCCAACTACACTGGGGGCCAGTACTTCCTGCGGTGCGGGGACTACCCCGACTACCAGCAGTGGCTGGGCCTCAGTGACTCGGTCCGCTCCTGTCGTCTCATCCCCCAT GCTGGCGCTCACAGGATCAGACTCTATGAGAGGGAAGATTATAGAGGCCAGATGATGGAGTTCACCGAGGACTGCTCCTCTCTTCAGGACCGCTTCCACTTCAATGAGATTTACTCCCTGCATGTGCTGGAGGGTTCTTGGGTCCTCTATGAGCTGCCCAACTACCGGGGGCGGCAATACCTGCTGAGGCCAGGGGACTACAGGCGCTACCATGACTGGGGAGGCACAAGTGCCCGGGTGGGCTCTTTGAGGAGAGTCATGGATTACTACTGA